In Meleagris gallopavo isolate NT-WF06-2002-E0010 breed Aviagen turkey brand Nicholas breeding stock chromosome 15, Turkey_5.1, whole genome shotgun sequence, one DNA window encodes the following:
- the ETF1 gene encoding eukaryotic peptide chain release factor subunit 1 — protein sequence MCNGTSMISLIIPPKDQISRVAKMLADEFGTASNIKSRVNRLSVLGAITSVQQRLKLYNKVPPNGLVVYCGTIVTEEGKEKKVNIDFEPFKPINTSLYLCDNKFHTEALTALLSDDSKFGFIVIDGSGALFGTLQGNTREVLHKFTVDLPKKHGRGGQSALRFARLRMEKRHNYVRKVAETAVQLFISGDKVNVAGLVLAGSADFKTELSQSDMFDQRLQSKVLKLVDISYGGENGFNQAIELSTEVLSNVKFIQEKKLIGRYFDEISQDTGKYCFGVEDTLKALEMGAVEILIVYENLDIMRYVLHCQGTEEEKILYLTPEQEKDKSHFTDKETGQEHELIESMPLLEWFANNYKKFGATLEIVTDKSQEGSQFVKGFGGIGGILRYRVDFQGMEYQGGDDEFFDLDDY from the exons ATGTG caaTGGTACCAGCATGATATCGTTGATCATTCCCCCCAAAGACCAGATATCACGAGTGGCAAAAATGTTAGCGGATGAGTTTGGCACTGCCTCCAACATTAAATCCCGAGTGAATCGCCTTTCAGTACTGGGAGCCATTACATCTGTACAGCAAAGACTCAAACTCTATAACAAAG TACCTCCAAATGGTCTGGTTGTTTACTGTGGAACAATTGtgacagaagaaggaaaagagaagaaagtcaACATTGACTTTGAACCTTTCAAACCAATCAATACGTCATTGTATTTGTGTGACAACAAATTCCACACGGAG GCTCTCACAGCGCTGCTTTCTGATGATAGCAAGTTTGGCTTTATTGTAATAGATGGTAGTGGTGCACTCTTTGGAACTCTTCAAGGAAACACCAGAGAAGTCCTGCACAAATTCACTGTGGATCTTCCAAAGAAGCATG GTAGAGGAGGTCAGTCTGCCTTGCGTTTCGCTCGTTTGAGAATGGAGAAACGGCACAACTATGTAAGGAAGGTAGCAGAGACGGCCGTGCAGCTGTTCATTTCTGGTGACAAGGTGAACGTGGCTGGTCTGGTTCTAGCTGGATCGGCCGACTTCAAAACTGAATTGAGTCAATCTGACATGTTTGATCAG cGATTGCAATCCAAAGTGCTCAAACTAGTTGACATTTCCTATGGAGGAGAAAATGGATTCAATCAAGCAATCGAATTGTCAACTGAGGTCCTCTCCAATGTGAAGTTCATTCAAGAGAAAAAACTAATAG GACGATACTTTGATGAAATCAGTCAGGACACGGGGAAGTACTGCTTTGGCGTTGAAGATACACTAAAAGCTTTGGAGATGGGAGCAGTAGAAATACTGATAGTTTATGAAAATCTGGATATAATGAGATATGTTCTGCACTGCCAAGGCACAGAGG aggAGAAGATCCTGTATTTGACACCAGAACAAGAGAAGGATAAGTCCCACTTCACAGACAAAGAG ACTGGCCAAGAACACGAACTGATAGAAAGTATGCCCCTTCTGGAGTGGTTTGCAAACAACTACAAGAAATTTGGAGCAACATTGGAAATTGTTACAGACAAATCACAGGAAGGATCCCAATTTGTCAAAGGATTTGGAGGAATCGGAG GTATCTTGCGGTACCGAGTGGACTTCCAGGGAATGGAATACCAAGGAGGAGACGATGAATTTTTTGACCTTGATGACTACTAG